The Sphingomonas alpina genome has a segment encoding these proteins:
- a CDS encoding SDR family NAD(P)-dependent oxidoreductase, with protein sequence MTSNKGTAVITGASTGIGAIYADRLARRGYDLIVVARSRDKLDALAARITSETGRSVEVVAADLGDRADLARVETILRNDASITLLVNNAGIGSTAPLLEANADKMEEMITLNVTALTRLTYAVTPGLVTRGGGTIVNIASIVAIGPEVLNGVYGGSKAFVLALSQSLHHELADKGIRVQAVLPGATATDFWDLAGISIAHLPGEIVMRATDMVDAALAGLDQGELVTIPALPDAADWNAYEAARQVLLPNLSHAQPAPRYAA encoded by the coding sequence ATGACCAGCAACAAGGGTACCGCCGTGATTACCGGCGCCTCTACCGGAATCGGCGCGATCTATGCCGATCGCCTTGCCCGGCGCGGTTATGACCTGATCGTCGTGGCGCGTAGCCGCGACAAGCTCGATGCGCTTGCCGCGCGGATCACCAGCGAGACGGGGCGCTCGGTCGAGGTGGTTGCCGCAGACCTCGGCGACAGGGCCGATCTCGCCCGGGTCGAGACTATCCTGCGCAATGACGCCAGCATCACACTGCTGGTCAATAATGCCGGGATCGGTTCGACCGCGCCTTTGCTTGAGGCGAATGCCGACAAGATGGAGGAAATGATTACGCTCAACGTCACCGCGCTGACCCGGCTGACCTATGCGGTCACGCCCGGACTGGTGACGCGCGGCGGCGGCACGATCGTCAACATCGCCTCGATCGTCGCGATTGGGCCGGAAGTACTCAATGGAGTCTATGGCGGTTCGAAGGCGTTCGTGCTGGCACTCAGCCAGTCGCTGCACCATGAACTGGCCGACAAGGGCATCCGCGTCCAAGCGGTCCTGCCCGGCGCGACCGCGACCGATTTCTGGGATTTGGCCGGCATTTCGATCGCGCATCTGCCCGGCGAGATCGTGATGCGGGCGACCGACATGGTCGATGCGGCGCTGGCCGGGCTCGACCAGGGTGAGTTGGTGACCATCCCGGCGCTGCCCGATGCCGCCGACTGGAATGCGTATGAGGCGGCGCGCCAGGTGCTGCTGCCGAACCTGTCGCATGCCCAACCCGCCCCGCGCTACGCCGCCTGA
- a CDS encoding methylated-DNA--[protein]-cysteine S-methyltransferase, protein MTRTTPNATAETIRYGLAPTSLGIMLVAASTRGIAAILIGDDSATLGRELRRSLPDTALVEDSGAVAEAIGTITAWLTAPCRPLDLPLDLRGSDQELAVWQALRAIPAGETRSYGALARTLAVPATAQEVGAACAANRIAVAIPCHRVIKADGGISGYRWGVQRKRRLLALEAAA, encoded by the coding sequence ATGACACGGACGACACCAAACGCCACCGCCGAAACGATCCGCTATGGCCTTGCCCCGACCAGCCTCGGCATCATGCTGGTCGCGGCCAGCACGCGCGGTATCGCCGCGATCCTGATTGGCGACGATTCCGCTACCCTTGGGCGTGAGTTGCGCCGCAGCCTGCCTGACACGGCATTGGTCGAGGACAGTGGCGCGGTCGCCGAAGCGATCGGCACGATCACTGCCTGGCTCACCGCGCCATGCCGGCCGCTCGACCTGCCGCTCGACCTTCGCGGAAGCGATCAGGAACTGGCGGTGTGGCAGGCCCTGCGCGCAATTCCGGCCGGTGAGACGCGCAGCTATGGCGCACTCGCCAGGACGCTCGCCGTTCCCGCCACCGCGCAAGAAGTCGGCGCGGCCTGCGCCGCCAACCGCATCGCGGTTGCCATTCCCTGCCACCGCGTGATCAAGGCAGACGGTGGCATTTCCGGCTATCGCTGGGGCGTGCAGCGCAAGCGCCGCCTGCTGGCGCTGGAGGCAGCGGCTTGA
- a CDS encoding TetR/AcrR family transcriptional regulator: MRARQKEATRATILEAALHEFSTHGFEGTSTRAIAERANVHHALIKYHFQSKDALWRAAVTFLFERQFEQIKLSPRLEDYEDKKDYARAMLRQRVYYWAEHPEHARLMVQESCRDTERFRWMVDTFIVRTSQSSGAFVQWLQDEGLIPLASLPALVYILVGAAQLFYTLAPEVQRAWGIDPTNPAAIEAHVDALVRLVIR, encoded by the coding sequence GTGCGCGCGCGCCAGAAGGAAGCGACCCGGGCCACGATCCTGGAAGCGGCGCTGCACGAATTTTCGACCCATGGGTTCGAGGGCACTTCGACCCGCGCGATCGCCGAGCGAGCGAATGTGCATCACGCGCTGATCAAATATCATTTCCAGAGCAAGGATGCACTGTGGCGCGCCGCGGTGACCTTTTTGTTCGAACGCCAGTTCGAACAGATCAAACTCTCGCCCCGGCTGGAGGATTACGAAGACAAGAAGGATTATGCCCGCGCGATGCTGCGTCAGCGCGTCTATTACTGGGCGGAGCATCCCGAGCATGCCCGGCTGATGGTGCAGGAAAGCTGTCGCGACACCGAACGCTTCCGCTGGATGGTCGATACCTTCATCGTCCGGACCAGCCAGTCATCGGGCGCCTTTGTGCAGTGGCTGCAGGACGAAGGGTTGATCCCGCTCGCCTCGCTGCCCGCTTTGGTTTATATCCTGGTCGGCGCGGCACAGCTTTTCTACACGCTCGCGCCCGAGGTACAGCGCGCCTGGGGCATCGACCCGACCAATCCGGCGGCGATCGAGGCACATGTCGATGCGCTGGTCCGACTGGTCATTCGCTGA
- a CDS encoding GlxA family transcriptional regulator: protein MQRIAFVIFPGFQMMSLAALSVFEFANITTGEPLYDVSIVSEHGGQVPSSIGPGMDSAAFDASHFDTVLVCGGVDVPDTSPGLLAYVRSAASSTPGAARRVAAICTGAFILAEAGLLDGRRATTHWLLAREFEAAFPKVKLEEDRIFIIDDHIWTSAGMTAGVDLALAMVEKDLGGDIARSVAKKLVVYHRRAGGQSQYSALLELEPKSDRIQSALDYARRNLAAPLPVETLAEAAHLSPRQFSRTFRAETGQSPAKAVENLRLEAARLMMEQGRHPVDIVARETGFADRERMRRAFLRAFGQPPLAIRRNARADA, encoded by the coding sequence ATGCAACGCATCGCCTTTGTCATTTTCCCCGGCTTCCAGATGATGAGCCTCGCCGCCCTGTCGGTGTTCGAATTCGCCAACATCACTACCGGCGAGCCGCTCTACGATGTCAGCATCGTCTCCGAACATGGCGGTCAGGTGCCGAGCTCGATCGGCCCGGGCATGGACAGCGCAGCGTTCGACGCATCGCATTTCGACACGGTGCTGGTCTGCGGCGGCGTCGACGTGCCCGATACGTCGCCGGGACTGCTCGCTTATGTCCGCTCGGCGGCCAGTTCAACGCCGGGCGCGGCGCGGCGTGTCGCGGCGATCTGCACCGGCGCGTTCATCCTTGCCGAGGCCGGACTACTCGACGGGCGGCGCGCGACCACGCACTGGCTGCTCGCGCGTGAATTCGAGGCGGCGTTCCCCAAGGTGAAGCTGGAGGAAGACCGCATCTTCATCATCGATGATCATATCTGGACCTCGGCGGGGATGACCGCGGGCGTCGATCTGGCACTGGCGATGGTCGAAAAAGATCTTGGCGGCGATATCGCGCGATCGGTGGCGAAGAAGCTGGTCGTCTATCATCGCCGCGCGGGCGGCCAGTCGCAATATTCCGCGCTGCTTGAACTCGAACCGAAATCCGACCGAATCCAGAGCGCACTCGATTATGCGCGACGTAACCTGGCCGCGCCCTTGCCGGTCGAGACGCTGGCCGAGGCAGCACATCTCAGCCCGCGCCAGTTCAGCCGCACCTTTCGCGCCGAAACCGGCCAGTCCCCGGCCAAGGCAGTGGAGAATCTGCGGCTCGAAGCGGCTCGGCTGATGATGGAGCAGGGCCGCCATCCGGTCGATATCGTCGCGCGCGAAACCGGCTTTGCCGATCGCGAGCGAATGCGGCGCGCCTTTCTGCGCGCCTTTGGCCAGCCGCCTTTGGCCATCCGCCGCAACGCGCGCGCCGATGCCTGA
- the kynU gene encoding kynureninase: MERRDAADPLRACRDAFDLPPGEIYLDGNSLGALPHAAVARVAATVRDEWGKGLIRSWNTADWIGAPARLGGKIARIIGAAPHEVQVADSTSVNLYKLLVAAVQAQPGRRVILSEPGNFPTDLYVAQGVAATLPDCELRTVSRDEIVDAIDESVAVVMLTHVHYQSGARFDMDDITRAAQAKGALMLWDLSHSVGAVPVDLNAANADLAVGCGYKYLNGGPGAPAFLYVAERHQAALRSPLSGWMGHAAPFDFTDDYAPGQGIARFLCGTPPILGMAALEEGVDLFLAVDRPALFAKGQALCSTFIELVETRCTGLGLTLATPRDPAARGSHVSLRHASAWPVMQALIARGVIGDFRAPDALRFGFTPLYTAHADVWHAVEALRDILASGSWDQPAFHVRAAVT; encoded by the coding sequence ATGGAGCGGCGCGACGCGGCCGACCCCTTGCGCGCCTGCCGCGACGCGTTCGACCTGCCGCCGGGCGAGATCTATCTCGACGGCAATTCGCTCGGCGCACTGCCCCATGCGGCCGTTGCGCGCGTCGCCGCGACGGTACGTGACGAATGGGGCAAGGGCCTGATCCGCAGCTGGAACACAGCGGACTGGATCGGTGCGCCGGCCCGGCTCGGCGGCAAGATCGCCAGGATCATCGGCGCCGCACCGCACGAAGTGCAGGTCGCGGACTCGACTTCGGTCAATCTCTACAAGCTGCTCGTCGCCGCGGTACAGGCGCAGCCGGGCCGGCGCGTGATCCTGTCCGAGCCGGGCAATTTCCCGACCGACCTCTATGTCGCGCAAGGCGTCGCCGCGACCCTGCCGGATTGCGAACTGCGCACCGTGTCGCGCGACGAGATCGTCGATGCGATCGACGAGAGCGTCGCGGTCGTCATGCTGACTCATGTCCATTACCAGAGCGGCGCGCGCTTCGACATGGACGACATCACCCGCGCAGCGCAGGCGAAGGGCGCGCTGATGCTGTGGGACCTGAGCCACAGCGTCGGCGCCGTCCCGGTCGACCTCAACGCTGCGAATGCCGATCTCGCGGTCGGTTGCGGTTACAAGTACCTCAACGGCGGCCCCGGCGCGCCCGCCTTTCTCTATGTCGCGGAGCGGCATCAAGCCGCGCTGCGATCGCCGCTGTCGGGCTGGATGGGCCATGCCGCGCCGTTCGACTTCACCGACGATTATGCCCCCGGCCAGGGCATCGCCCGCTTCCTGTGCGGCACGCCGCCGATCCTCGGCATGGCCGCGTTGGAGGAAGGGGTCGACCTGTTTCTCGCGGTCGATCGCCCGGCCCTGTTCGCCAAGGGCCAGGCGCTTTGCTCAACCTTTATAGAGCTGGTCGAGACGCGCTGCACCGGGCTCGGCCTGACTCTTGCGACGCCGCGTGATCCGGCCGCACGCGGCAGCCATGTGTCGCTGCGTCACGCCAGTGCATGGCCCGTGATGCAGGCGCTGATCGCACGCGGCGTGATCGGTGACTTCCGCGCGCCCGATGCGCTGCGCTTCGGCTTCACCCCGCTCTACACTGCCCATGCCGATGTATGGCACGCGGTCGAGGCATTGCGTGATATCCTCGCCAGCGGCAGCTGGGACCAGCCCGCCTTCCATGTCCGCGCGGCGGTGACATGA
- a CDS encoding alpha/beta hydrolase fold domain-containing protein, with the protein MKTLSMPALVAALLLPLVALAQIPAPIPTPTSAVPTPAADDPRYALPAAVSPEAKAIMTPLLAAQRASYPARAAIATDFAAQYARSVKDADAKMADAIKRTGVTITPDTIGGVPVLRIVPVGAARDGRLLVYVHGGGWVQGSAASTASGAAMFAVATGLPVISVDYTLAPAQDFRGVTAQLVAFYRALLAQGHRPRQIGLFGDSAGGNIVAGGTLRLRDEGLPIPGALVLLSPCTDLGTGGDTRTTLAGFEPALDVAATLDGIFTLYAGKTPGALTNPWASPVYGDFSKPYPPTLIQGGTREVLLSDFVRQYQAIRAGGGSAVLDLYEGMPHVFQTYLKDTPEGKQAIATFRDFFLLHLAKR; encoded by the coding sequence ATGAAGACTCTGTCGATGCCGGCGCTGGTCGCCGCCCTGTTGTTGCCGCTCGTGGCGCTGGCGCAGATTCCAGCGCCAATCCCGACCCCGACATCGGCCGTCCCGACACCCGCCGCCGACGATCCGCGCTATGCGCTGCCCGCCGCCGTCTCGCCCGAGGCCAAGGCGATCATGACGCCACTGCTGGCCGCACAGCGTGCTTCCTATCCGGCACGCGCCGCGATCGCGACCGACTTCGCGGCGCAATATGCGCGCTCGGTCAAGGATGCCGATGCGAAGATGGCCGATGCGATCAAACGTACCGGCGTGACCATCACGCCCGATACGATCGGCGGCGTGCCGGTGCTGCGTATCGTGCCCGTCGGCGCGGCAAGGGACGGGAGGCTGCTCGTCTATGTCCATGGCGGCGGCTGGGTGCAGGGATCGGCGGCCTCCACCGCCAGCGGCGCGGCGATGTTCGCGGTGGCGACCGGACTGCCGGTCATCTCGGTCGATTACACGCTCGCCCCGGCGCAGGACTTCCGCGGCGTCACCGCACAGCTCGTCGCCTTCTATCGTGCTCTGCTCGCCCAGGGGCACAGGCCACGCCAGATCGGCCTGTTCGGCGACAGCGCGGGCGGTAACATCGTCGCAGGCGGGACGCTGCGCCTGCGCGACGAGGGCCTGCCGATCCCGGGCGCACTGGTCCTGCTCTCGCCCTGCACCGATCTGGGCACTGGCGGCGACACGCGCACAACGCTCGCGGGCTTCGAACCGGCGCTCGACGTGGCCGCTACGCTCGACGGCATCTTCACCCTCTATGCCGGCAAGACGCCCGGCGCGCTGACCAATCCTTGGGCGTCGCCAGTCTATGGCGATTTCAGCAAACCCTATCCGCCGACCCTGATCCAGGGCGGCACCCGCGAAGTCCTGCTGAGCGATTTCGTGCGGCAATATCAGGCAATCCGGGCAGGCGGAGGCTCGGCGGTGCTTGATCTCTATGAGGGCATGCCACACGTCTTCCAGACGTATCTGAAGGACACACCCGAAGGGAAACAGGCGATCGCCACCTTCCGCGATTTCTTTCTATTGCATCTCGCCAAGCGCTGA
- a CDS encoding Lrp/AsnC family transcriptional regulator: MDRIDHAILGALETDGRQSYATLAESVGLSKTPCWNRVQALEEAGIITGYRADIEPGRLDLGVTAFVQVMIDSACREAFEAAVLAAPAILECHTIAGEADYVLRVACRDVDDLDHLLRFDIVVLPGVQRSSTMICLKTVKRGGRVTQAALSRARSPRG; the protein is encoded by the coding sequence ATGGACCGCATCGATCACGCGATATTGGGCGCGCTGGAGACTGACGGTCGGCAATCCTATGCAACGCTAGCGGAGAGCGTCGGCCTGTCCAAGACGCCGTGCTGGAACCGGGTGCAGGCATTGGAGGAAGCGGGGATCATCACCGGCTACCGCGCCGACATCGAACCCGGCCGACTCGACCTCGGCGTCACCGCATTCGTCCAGGTGATGATCGATTCCGCCTGTCGCGAGGCGTTCGAGGCGGCGGTGCTGGCGGCGCCTGCCATCCTGGAGTGCCACACCATCGCGGGGGAGGCGGATTATGTGCTCCGCGTGGCGTGCCGTGATGTCGACGATCTCGACCATCTGCTGCGCTTCGATATTGTCGTCCTGCCCGGCGTGCAGCGATCCTCGACCATGATCTGCCTGAAGACGGTCAAGCGCGGCGGGCGTGTTACTCAGGCGGCGTTGTCACGCGCACGGTCGCCCAGGGGCTAG
- a CDS encoding tryptophan 2,3-dioxygenase encodes MSNTITYRSYLRLPELLACQSPLSEAHDELLFISIHQASEIWLKLALHELRAAREHVVVDDLRPAFKMMSRVARIQAQMIQSWEVLATMTPADYTRMRDRLGTSSGFQSDQYREMEFILGNKDADMVALHVDEPVVHATLQAALEAPSLYDEALRLLARRGFAIPADQLNRDFTKTYTASAEVERAWAQVYASPEEYWDLYELAEKLVDIEYHVQLWRFGHLKTVERVIGFKTGTGGTAGVHYLAKVLEKTFFPELLTVRTRL; translated from the coding sequence ATGAGCAACACCATCACCTATCGCAGCTATCTGCGCCTGCCCGAATTGCTCGCCTGCCAGTCACCCTTGTCCGAGGCGCATGACGAGCTGCTGTTCATCTCGATCCACCAGGCATCCGAGATCTGGCTCAAGCTGGCGCTGCACGAACTGCGCGCGGCGCGCGAGCATGTCGTTGTCGACGATCTGCGCCCCGCCTTCAAGATGATGTCGCGCGTCGCGCGCATTCAGGCGCAGATGATCCAGAGCTGGGAAGTGCTCGCGACCATGACCCCGGCCGATTACACCCGGATGCGCGACCGGCTCGGCACCAGTTCGGGTTTCCAGTCCGATCAATATCGCGAGATGGAATTCATCCTCGGCAACAAGGATGCCGACATGGTCGCACTTCATGTCGATGAGCCTGTAGTGCACGCGACGTTGCAGGCCGCGCTGGAAGCGCCGAGCCTGTACGATGAGGCGCTGCGCCTGCTCGCCCGGCGCGGCTTCGCGATCCCCGCTGACCAGCTGAACCGCGACTTCACCAAAACCTACACCGCCTCGGCCGAAGTCGAGCGCGCCTGGGCGCAGGTCTATGCCAGCCCGGAAGAATATTGGGACTTGTACGAGCTCGCCGAAAAGCTCGTCGATATCGAATATCACGTCCAGCTCTGGCGCTTCGGCCATCTCAAGACGGTCGAGCGGGTGATCGGCTTCAAGACCGGCACCGGCGGCACCGCGGGCGTGCATTACCTCGCCAAGGTGCTGGAGAAGACCTTCTTCCCCGAACTGCTCACCGTCAGGACGCGCCTGTGA